In Monodelphis domestica isolate mMonDom1 chromosome 3, mMonDom1.pri, whole genome shotgun sequence, the following proteins share a genomic window:
- the LOC130458219 gene encoding disintegrin and metalloproteinase domain-containing protein 1a-like — protein MSRDVAREMPLDSPPKEPSWMHTWMKMKEGFLSKCPWIWEWGHGLVFSHFSLGFFLLLTVILPSIHCVLGSMYSSSHEIVIPKRLMTWEGEERVERLSYSIFMKGKKVVIHLKQKKGLLVNNFPVYTYSNGKLNLDMPFLQNDCYYDGYVESYLKSLVSISTCSGLKGLINIEGKVYRIEPIDASSNFEHILYQTKSDEQDFCSGPVREQPEFESNLEPEGMMIMTGVRFTQIVHYEWPYNKIVKIFIVVDNRRFRNWDSNVTKTAHMVMEVLSIVDTYVNPIRVKIFWVGLEIWTQKDMSKISQSIEDTLKVFNEWRITDLLPRVFHNVAHLIVGHEPGSKAGHSYLGGICSSSQAAAALAFPHEDVARFASLMTHELGHSMGMEHDSQYCMCGDEYYCIMHELVSQKQLFSNCSLEYFYKFLYGAHSGCLYGEPEPTSIFRVSVCGNGILDREEECDCGNEETCANDPCCLPTCRLTEGSTCAFGPCCKNCNIQRASEVCRPSKNECDLPEYCNGTSIWCQPNVYKQDGTKCKDGYCYEGFCHSLDKQCVEIFGEGSRKAPDSCYESINSKGDRIGNCGPSLNGMRRRFRRCNSRDSKCGRLLCQNIKNLPQGKNHHTYFQLPCEGSWCWGADLLEELGATDRGGVYTGTMCDRGRICLYGACSSIYALLFRQRCNEDTNCNARGTCNSLSHCHCNSGYAPPNCINRGNGGSIDSGPLPAYFPTIYTTRTTTTTTTTTPTTTTPRTTPRTTIRTTPRTTPRTTPRTTPRTTIRTTPRTTPRTTIRTTPRTTIRTTPRTTPRTTPRTTPRTTPRTTIRTTPRTTIRTTPRTTPRTTPRTTTRTTRTTTTTPTTIRTTTRTTRTTTTTPTTTRTTTRTTRTTTTTPTTTRTTIRTTRTTTTTPTTTRTTIRTTRTTTTTPTTTRTTTRTTRTTTTTPTTTTTTTTTPTTTTTTTTPTTTTTPTTTTTTTTTPTTTTTTTTPTTTTTPTTTTTTTTPPTTTTTPTPTTITTTHTTIITTTTTSQSSHQKTLNTPTGRLRRKGHKEIILAVFLFLVTILLLVNSVIWCLIILVYVRNGRKLQKGMGTQSVDQKSTQGSFQSMRP, from the coding sequence ATGTCTAGGGATGTAGCCAGAGAAATGCCTCTAGACTCCCCTCCTAAGGAGCCAAGTTGGATGCACACATGGATGAAGATGAAAGAAGGTTTCCTTTCAAAGTGCCCTTGGATATGGGAATGGGGTCATGGGCTGGTCTTCTCTCATTTCAGCCTAGGATTTTTCCTTCTGTTGACAGTGATTCTTCCAAGCATTCACTGTGTCTTGGGATCAATGTATTCTTCTTCTCATGAAATAGTCATCCCCAAGAGATTAATGActtgggaaggagaagaaagagttgAAAGACTCTCCTATTCAATATTTATGAAAGGCAAGAAGGTGGTGATACACCTGAAACAAAAGAAAGGACTACTTGTTAACAACTTCCCTGTTTATACCTATTCCAATGGGAAGCTCAACCTTGATATGCcttttctccaaaatgattgttaCTATGATGGGTACGTGGAAAGCTATCTGAAGTCCCTGGTGTCTATCAGCACCTGCTCAGGCCTCAAAGGTTTAATCAACATAGAGGGAAAAGTCTATAGAATTGAGCCCATTGATGCCTCGAGTAACTTTGAACACATCCTGTACCAAACAAAAAGTGATGAACAAGATTTCTGTTCGGGGCCTGTGAGAGAACAGCCTGAAtttgagagcaatctggaaccagaAGGAATGATGATCATGACTGGGGTAAGATTTACCCAAATTGTACATTATGAATGGCCATACAACAAGATAGTGAAAATATTTATTGTGGTTGACAACAGGAGGTTCCGAAATTGGGATAGCAATGTGACCAAGACCGCCCATATGGTGATGGAAGTGCTCTCCATCGTGGATACCTACGTCAATCCAATCAGAGTCAAAATCTTCTGGGTTGGTTTAGAGATCTGGACACAGAAAGATATGAGCAAAATTTCACAGAGTATTGAAGACACTCTTAAGGTTTTCAATGAATGGAGGATCACAGATCTCTTACCAAGGGTTTTTCATAATGTTGCCCATCTGATTGTAGGGCATGAACCTGGAAGCAAAGCAGGACACTCCTACCTCGGTGGTATCTGTTCATCTTCCCAAGCTGCGGCAGCTCTAGCCTTCCCTCATGAAGATGTGGCCCGCTTTGCCTCTCTCATGACCCATGAGTTGGGCCATAGTATGGGCATGGAACATGATTCCCAATACTGCATGTGTGGTGATGAATATTACTGCATAATGCATGAGCTTGTCTCTCAAAAACAGCTTTTTAGCAACTGCAGCTTAGAGTACTTCTATAAATTCCTGTATGGTGCACATTCGGGATGCCTCTATGGAGAGCCAGAACCCACAAGTATATTCAGGGTGTCAGTCTGTGGGAACGGAATATtagacagagaggaagagtgTGACTGTGGAAATGAAGAGACCTGTGCAAATGACCCTTGCTGCCTTCCCACCTGCAGGCTGACTGAGGGCTCCACTTGTGCTTTTGGGCCCTGCTGCAAAAATTGTAATATTCAGAGGGCAAGTGAGGTGTGTCGTCCCAGCAAGAATGAATGTGACCTCCCTGAATATTGCAATGGCACCTCCATTTGGTGTCAGCCAAATGTCTACAAACAAGATGGCACCAAGTGCAAGGATGGCTATTGCTATGAGGGGTTTTGTCACAGCCTGGATAAACAGTGTGTTGAGATCTTTGGTGAAGGCTCCAGGAAAGCCCCAGATAGTTGCTATGAGAGTATAAACAGTAAGGGGGACCGGATCGGGAACTGTGGCCCTTCACTTAATGGGATGCGCAGGCGCTTTAGAAGATGCAACTCCAGAGATAGCAAGTGCGGAAGGCTTCTATGTCAGAACATTAAGAATCTGCCCCAAGGCAAGAACCACCATACCTATTTCCAACTGCCCTGTGAGGGTTCATGGTGCTGGGGAGCGGACCTCTTAGAGGAGTTAGGGGCCACTGACCGAGGAGGAGTGTACACTGGTACAATGTGTGACCGGGGGAGGATATGCCTTTATGGTGCTTGTTCTAGTATATATGCACTGTTATTCAGGCAGAGGTGCAACGAAGATACCAATTGTAATGCTAGAGGGACATGTAACAGCTTGAGTCATTGCCACTGTAATTCAGGTTATGCCCCACCGAATTGTATAAATAGAGGTAATGGGGGCAGTATAGACAGCGGGCCCCTTCCTGCCTATTTTCCAACAATCTATACTACCcgcactactaccactactactaccactactccAACCACTACCACTCCCCGCACTACTCCCCGCACTACTATTCGTACTACTCCCCGCACTACTCCCCGCACTACTCCCCGCACTACTCCCCGCACTACTATTCGCACTACTCCCCGCACTACTCCCCGCACTACTATTCGCACTACTCCCCGCACTACTATTCGCACTACTCCCCGCACTACTCCCCGCACTACTCCCCGCACTACTCCCCGCACTACTCCCCGCACTACTATTCGCACTACTCCCCGCACTACTATTCGCACTACTCCCCGCACTACTCCCCGCACTACTCCCCGCACTACTACTCGCACTACTCGAACCACTACCACTACCCCCACTACTATCCGCACTACTACCCGCACTACTCGAACCACTACCACTACCCCCACTACTACCCGCACTACTACCCGCACTACTCGAACCACTACCACTACCCCCACTACTACCCGCACTACTATCCGCACTACTCGAACCACTACCACTACCCCCACTACTACCCGCACTACTATCCGCACTACTCGAACCACTACCACTACCCCCACTACTACCCGCACTACTACCCGCACTACTCGAACCACTACCACTACccccactactaccactactactaccaccactccaactactaccactactactaccactccAACCACTACTACTACccccactactaccactactactaccaccactccaactactaccactactactaccactccaaccactaccactacccccactactaccactactactaccaccccTCCAACCACTACCACTACCCCAACTCCTACCACTATTACCACCACCCACACCACtattatcaccaccaccaccacctcccaaTCAAGTCACCAGAAGACTCTGAACACTCCTACTGGCAGACTTCGAAGAAAAGGACATAAGGAAATAATATTGGCAGTCTTCTTGTTCTTGGTTACCATCCTCCTCCTTGTGAATAGTGTAATTTGGTGCCTCATCATTCTGGTGTATGTCCGGAATGGAAGAAAACTGCAAAAAGGAATGGGCACTCAAAGTGTGGACCAGAAAAGCACACAGGGCTCTTTCCAATCAATGAGACCCTGA